gagagagagcagtCGGGTTTAGAAGATTGAGAAGGAGTTTGTTTTGGTTTCTGACGAAATTGGAACTGATCTGTTGCTGAAAGTcgttcggcatcgatgtaaatcCTTGAATCCCATCGATGCCATTGCTGTTAGCTGCCTGCTTAGATCACTCAGTAGCGATGTAAAATAATGCACTCCATCGATGCCGTTTGCCTTAACTGCCCAGGGGAATAACTAcatcggcatcgatgtaaacttttttatcccatcgatgccgactTTAACCCAGAATTCTGCCTTCTCTTCAATTTGAACCCCCGAACTTCCAAATCTTCATCCAATCACCCCCAAAACACATTTTAAGCAATGAGCATTCAACCAaacaaccctccaaacaacTGGTCGCCTAGGCTAAGCAAAGAATGGGAGAATAAcaggatgcaaaataggacAAGGTGACTCATATGTGGTATGATTATGCAAAaaatgccttgtatcctttcctaagtgcgctttggattccaaaatgattgaaaatcgacatttaaACACTATTAGACATGGACATGCAATTATTCACCTAACTACAAGTATGTTTATTGAATGgtggggatatgggccaaaacttgctcaaaaacttactcaacacttaaaccattcaattttcaactcaacatgcaaattaaaaaaacacaaaagttCTTAGGATTGCTACGAATTCTTGCTAACTAACAACGATTGAGCATGCAATAAGTcatgaacaaaactaaaaactatgacaaaaggaagaaattgcaagtaaaaagttttatttatttttgaaaattttcaattttctcaattttttggtttttcaatttctattattttttggatttttcaaaagagaatttctcaaaaatgcaaacaaatagcacataagctaacccctcccctcaacttaaagcgatgctatgccctcacAGCATTAAGAATCAAGAGCGAAAAAAGGAAGAGTgcgcgaatgtaccgtccaaggggaatgtcaacccctaaatacctcgaccaagttggaggatttcatgtcaatgttttgctccagccaaattagatgcttccagggtttactccttcggttTTACCAACttggaaccacagctagtcacacagggccatatccaaagctttatcggactaacaaccgcggcgcttagccgcacccatgcttagggctcctgaacgcctcactcactccggctttaggtccaaaccaccaaggctggtgtggtagcacgtaaaccctgcaaaagacttaagaggacggctttccacaaaacaaatgacattagaaacACCGGTCCGTGTTATCCggcttcaaaccaaaccaaaattaaaagacagaacataaagaaaatgcaaagaacaaattaaaacatGCAACACATAATgaaatgcaccacccgatcatcgCGCGATcatacgagtcatacttttcttcccattcccTACCGATGGGGTAaaaaatgggtggctatactagaccgttgagagagaaacagaaaagagagaaagcAAAAGAGTGTTCAGCCACACGAGAACTACGAACATTTAGCATGCCATTAATAACTATTAAAAGAAACAGAGCACTCCAAGCTACACACTTTGCCAAAAATTGAACTCGACCATGCCATAAGATAAGGTACTTTGAGTAAAGCaattgccgaattcgttttaaaaacttaagttccaccaagtgcatagccctaatcaaatcaattttcaatttgttgacaaaatatacaatataaggatgacaaactacaagaaaattatcaacaccaagaaaatcaatatgtTCTATGATTGGCAACTTCTCAAGAATAGATTCACATGGATCTTGTTTTTCTATCAAAGAGTATGAGAAATCTACCTCAGCATCCATCTCTTTAGCGGTGAGAAGATTAAGGCACAGAGGATTTGAAGGGACAATTGCAGCTTCCATGGTTGCCAACTCTTCAAAGATTGGTCCATAAGCATCTTGTTTAGTCAACAACGAATACAAGTAATCCACTTCGGCATCCATTTCCTTAGTGGTGAGAGATTTTGCCAATGGATCTTCATAGTAGACGCCTGATGTTTCAAGCATGTTCATCTCGTGAGCAAGGAGTAATTCCTCTGGGGAAGAATCAAGATACAAGAGATCGGAAAGGATAACTTTAGCGGTGAGGCGCTTCCCCCCTGGATCATCATATAGAGGAGGATCTACAGGAGAGGGAAGAACCTTCTTCTCTATCGAAGGTAGttcttcaaactcttcaaattttggggtCCAAGCGTTCAGAGCATAAGCTTCATCCCCGTCTTTGAGCAAGGAATACAAATAACTAACGTCAGAAGATTCGAGAAATTCAGCCTCTTCGGCTGTAAGggcaacttccaaaggatcactatagAGCAACTCGTCCACATGTTCTTCCACAAGAGTATCAATAAGGCTCACTTCATGTATATTCTCGTCATCCCCCATTTGACtgcccacattaaaaacattgacctccatcttcatgttaccgaaaGTCATATTAAGAAGTCTGTTTCGACAGTTGATGATTGCATCCGCCGTGGCTAGAAAAGGTCTTCCAAGAATTACTGgagtagaagcagcagaagagtcgGTCGGATTGGTGTCAAGAATGACAAAATCCACCAGATAAACAAACTGATCAACTTGGactagaacatcttccactactTCCCTTGGAACACGAACACTTCGATCTGCCAACTGGAGTGTGacacgagtaggcttcatctcccccaacccAAGCTCTTGATAAACAGAGTACGAAAGTAGATTAACGCTAGCACCAATATCGAGTAAGGCtttgtaaggacccgtatttttcggATTTATTTAAAGGTTTACAAATGTTAAAAATTGGGGAAAGTGCGAAATTTACTAAGcttgtttgatttggggtttgagtGATGGAATTGGAAGTTGAGGGGGTGCAAGTATGATTAGTGTATATGTTAGTATATATAGGgtgagtgtgtgtgtaggggataaaaagtcctcctctcactctctccctcccgttcgactctctctccctccctctcggcttctcactctctctcactcattccACCACCAAAGCTCAAAACCCATACAATACACCTTCCAATCTTTCATCCTTGCATGTATTGGAGCTCGTATTGCATTCGTAGGAGCTCGGTGACTcgtattcggctcggttcggggtttgaagttctagggcttgGGTAATCATTTGATTTCAGCTATAgcacttgaggtagggatctctctctctctatatatgttCTTGAGTTGGTTTTGTGCATGAAATCGTGCTTTGGATCGTTGATGTGGTTGTTGATGTGTTTGTTGTTGAAAACCCCATGAAAGTCTGCTGAGAATTCTGCTCGAACAGCCTTGTTATTGATAACCTTTGCAtctgttatcgatacccttgcatTACCAAGCCCAGAAAacccattgttatcgataccctcaGTATAGTTATCGATACCTCTGTGCTCtaaaagccaaaaatttacttgttatcgatacccatTGTCAtagttatcgatacccttgcgtctggaatgaTTTTTAACCAAAAGGTATCGATATCTTTGgccttggtatcgatacctgttgcttatctccagcatttactgttttgcttcatttttcaccgttttggtttccgatcacttctaactaTTCTAAACCACTTCCAGACATAGTCTCTCGCACTCTACTGATCCCTTGGTCATCCTCATTCATTGGTTCTCGTCGCGTTGAGCACAAATATCAAATGGAATAAATTATCGTCCTAATGCTTTGTTGATGCGTTTGTTTAACTATTAGTGGTAATGTGAGATGCTAAGATAGACGGAGTGATCATGCTTGAGCTAAATGTGGGTGTTGATAAGATTGAATGTTAGATAGGAGGATGGATAGATCATGAGACGCAAATGCGAGAATTTGACACTTGATGCCATATCGTACGAAGATAACAAGTTTGGAAATAAAATGGAAATATGAATTGGTATGCGGACTGTCACTTAAAATCAATCTCCCTTTATCGACAGTCGCGAAATCAGAATATAAGAAACACATAAGACGAAAGGTAATACAGATGAGTGGTAATTGGCATACGGGGTCTTGATACCCGGAATTTGAATTGGCATACGGGGTCTTAATACCCGGAACTTGAATTAGATGTACGGGGTCTTGATACCCGGAACTTAAATTGGCATACGGGGTCATGAGTACCCGGAATGTAGAAcggatgtacggggtctcaAGCACCCGGAAAGATATTATtggtatatggggccctaagacccggaAGAGTTCTTAAGCTCACTATTCGGTATGTTAATTGAAGAAGAACTACTTGAGCTCATATTGGAAGTCCATAAGAGATGTACGGGGTCCTTAAGACCCGGAATGTAAGCTAATAACGGCAGAAGTGTACAAACTGAAATTGGTCAATAAGAACACGAAAAAGATGGCTAGTCGATCGATGAATGACCAGTGAAGTGTCCCTTGAATTCTTAAGTTCCCTCGTGAAGTTACGATGGTTGCATTCTCTATCATTGTCTCCGACTTCATTCTTTTATGTTCAAATCtcctcatttgcatataaagtgtgtagagattttcctactgggcatGTGTTTTGCTCAAACCTATCATTCTTTCAGGTACAACTCAAGAGTATTAGCATGGAGTACTTGGCGTGCATATCATCTCATCCTTTTGAAAGTGACATCAAGGAAACAACTCAGATATCTTTGTAAACTCTTTTGAGAAGACAtaaattgtaattttcatttaaatccttGGTTCAAAAGTATTGTAATTATTTAACTTATCTTTGTCTAAACTTTGGAACTctggggccggagtgccattGTTGTAATCTTTCGAACTGGATCGTACTCAATAAATGAATATGAGAAAGTCTTTTGGGTTATTATAAGTATACCGCGatggttttcctttttaaagTTATTATCATTATtagttaaaaatcgagggcgtgataggcttgttcgatacgctttcctccaattgtgacagcgatagtagggctccccggatccttgtacttagcgCGATATTCGTCTGGATGATggaactcacttgctcagtaaggaatatcttcttttgaacattaagcttgcgcttccgaGTGCATAGAtctttaagaaacttggcatatgacGGAATCTGCTTAATTGCATCCATAAGAGGAATGTtaatcttcacttgattgaataactcatgcaactccgcattcaaatttggtttcgccaaagccttCAAACGATTAGGGAACGGAGCCGGTGTTGGAATAACTTGAGGGTCCGGTACACTTTGTTCCTTCACCTTACCCTTACCATTACCATTTTCCTTTGAAACCTCTTTGCTTGcctccttgggagattccccaagggtTGATGTTGGAATTGAACGATCAATAGGAGGAGGCAAA
The sequence above is drawn from the Rhododendron vialii isolate Sample 1 chromosome 6a, ASM3025357v1 genome and encodes:
- the LOC131328561 gene encoding uncharacterized protein LOC131328561, whose product is MMNDIRNQLGKLTTTVGMLQQEKGKFPTQPQPNPQTTSTPPNSQGLHFASSSVTFPEQVKAIISLRRGKTVDNQVVMPPEPSYLPPPIDRSIPTSTLGESPKEASKEVSKENGNGKGKVKEQSVPDPQVIPTPAPFPNPYIPGLKDPVHLLWTSNMSSSSSSSINIPNKHRGIDNYTEGIDNNGFSGLGNARVSITDAKVINNKAVRAEFSADFHGLGLGEMKPTRVTLQLADRSVRVPREVVEDVLVQVDQFVYLVDFVILDTNPTDSSAASTPVILGRPFLATADAIINCRNRLLNMTFGNMKMEVNVFNVGSQMGDDENIHEVSLIDTLVEEHVDELLYSDPLEVALTAEEAEFLESSDVSYLYSLLKDGDEAYALNAWTPKFEEFEELPSIEKKVLPSPVDPPLYDDPGGKRLTAKVILSDLLYLDSSPEELLLAHEMNMLETSGVYYEDPLAKSLTTKEMDAEVDYLYSLLTKQDAYGPIFEELATMEAAIVPSNPLCLNLLTAKEMDAEFSCG